The genomic stretch GTACAAAGATATCTCCCCGATCCTTTTATTTTTGCAGTGGTTTTAACTTTTGTAGTTTTTATAATGGGGATATTAATTAATAAACAATCACCTATGAATATGATTATATATTGGGGGAATGGCTTTTGGAATTTACTAGCTTTTTCAATGCAAATGATATTGATATTAGTAACAGGTTTTGTGTTAGCTAATACTCCCCTTTTAAAGAACTTATTGAGAAGTGTAGCAAAAGCAATGAAAAATCCAACCCAGGCTATTATGGTTACTACATTAGTTGGTTCAATTGCCTCCTGGATTAACTGGGGGTTTGGTTTAGTTATTGGGGCTTTGATAGCAAAAGAAATGGCAAAAACTATTAAAGGTGTTGACTACAGATTGTTAATAGCAAGTGGCTATATAGGTTTTTTAGTATGGCATGCAGGATTATCTGGCTCAATCCCATTAACAATAGCTACACCTGGTCATTTTTTAGAAGATCAAATGGGAATTATTCAAACATCTGAAACAATTTTCTCAACTTTTAACTTAATAACAATGATTATATTAATCATTACTCTTCCATTCTTAACAAGATTGATGGTTCCACCCAAATATGACACTTTTGAAATTCCCACTAAAATATTAGATGCTGAAAAAGAGGATGGTTTTGAAATAGTTAAAAATACACCCGCAGACAGGTTAGAAAATAGCACAACAATTTCAATGCTAATTGGGATAATGGGTTTTGTATATATAGTTTATTATTTTGGAACAAATGGCTTTAAGTTAAACTTGAATATTGTCAATTTTATTTTTCTTTTTTTTGGTATCCTACTTCATAAAACACCAAAATCCTATCTTATTTCACTTCATAATGCTGTTAAAGGTGCTGGAGGTATAATTCTACAATTTCCCTTTTATTCAGGGATTATGGGTATGATGGTAGCTTCTGGTCTTGCAGCTACTATTTCAGGGTGGTTTGTAAGTATCTCCAGTGAGACTACACTCCCGTTTTTCACTTTTTTAAGTGCTGGTCTGGTTAACTTTTTTGTTCCGTCCGGAGGAGGGCAATGGGCAGTGCAGGGACCTATAATGGTACCTGCAAGCGTAGAATTGGGGGTCCCTTTGGCAAAGACTGCGATGGCTGTTGCCTGGGGTGATGCATGGACAAATATGATTCAACCCTTTTGGGCATTACCCGCATTAGGGATAGCTGGGCTAGGTGCTAAAGATATAATGGGTTATTGTTTAGTTGCTCTAATATATAGTGGAATTATAGTTAGCTTGTGTTTCTTGATTTTATAAAATAGGTTCAAAAAATATTGTTTAAATAAATAAATATAGTATTTGATTTAAAATAAGCAAGAATACAGTAAAAATTTTCCAACCAATTCTATTATTAATGACGACGTTAATATATAGAAGGAAGTTATCTGTCAATGAATTTAATAAGTGGTAGTGGTTTTGCAGCATATGTTAATAAATAATTAAAAATTTAAAAATAGATTAAATATTTACTTGTGCTTATAGCGGTTGTATAAAATGATAGAATAAACAATAAGGGAGGCTATTATGAATCAAAGTGTTATAACACTAAAACCAGTTGATTGGTTTATAATTATATTTTATTTTGTTTTTATTATTGCAATTGGTTTCTACGCAAAAAAATTCACAAAAACTGGTGATGATTATTTCTTAGCAGGTAGACGTAATTCTTCATTAATAGCGGGATTAGCTTTTTTATCTGCTAATTTGGGCTCACTTGAGATATTGGGTTGGACTGGGGCAACGCTTAAATATGGCATATTAGTTAGCCATTGGTATTGGATTGGCGCTATCCCTGCAATGTTGTTTTTAGCTCTTTTTATGATGCCTTTTTACTATCATAGTAAAATTAAATCTATCCCTGGTTACCTAAAGCATAGGTTTGACGAAAGAACACGTGTGTTATCGGCTATATCATTTCTTTTTATGACCGTCTTAATGTCCGGTATAAATATGTATTTGATGGCACTAGTTTTTAGATCTGTTTTAGGTTGGGATTGGCATTTATCAATGTGGGTTTCTGCTATAACAATAGCTATTTATGTTACTTTAGGCGGTTTAATATCAGCAATATTTACTGAGGTTGTTCAATTTTTTCTTATTTGGTTTGGGTTATTTCTAATACCTTTTTTAGGCTTAATTGATTTAGGTGGGTTTTCTGCTATAACAGCAAATTTAGACAAAGCATTTCTTTCATTATGGTCAACAACATTAGATCCTGCAGATAATCCTATGGGTATTCATTGGCTTGGTATGGTATTGGGACTAGGTTGGGTATTATCCTTTGGGTATTGGACTGCTGATTTTCTTGTTGTTCAAAGGGCATTTTCGGCAAAAGATTTAAATGCTGCCAGAATGACACCTATTATAGCATCTTTCTTTAAAATGGCTCTGCCATTTATAATTGTTGTGTCAGGATTTGTTGCTCTTTCATTGGTAAAGACAGGTGAATTAAATTTATTAGTAGATAATGGCAATATCAACTATGATTCAGCTTTACCTGTTTTAATGACTAGATACTTTCCAAGTGGCTTATTAGGGTTAGGTGTTACAGCACTTTTAGCTGGTTTTATGGCAGGTCAGGCTGGAAATATTTCAGCCTTTAACACTGTTTGGACCTATGATTTATATGTACTACTAAGAAAGGGTAAGGTTAGCGATGTGTCTTTACTTTGGATGGGGAGAATTACAACAATAGTTGGAGTACTATTATCAGTAGCAATTGCATATTGGGTTAGACAATTTCCCACGATAATGGATTTTATACAAGCGATCTTTTCCTGGGTTAATGCTCCGCTTTTTGCCACATTATTACTAGGGATGTTTTGGCGTAAAACTTCACCAGCTGGGGCCTTTTGGGGGTTATTGTGTGGTATGTTGACATCTTTCTTCTTATTTTTAGGTATGAGAAGCGGCGTTTTAGATAGTGTTCTTCATCTTATAACACTTTCAGATGATCCTTCAAATATGAGTAAAAACTTATGGCAAGCTTGGTGGGGATGGTTTATCTGCCTTATTGTAACAATAATAATAACTTTATTTACAAAACCAAAACCTGAAAACGAATTAGTAGGTTTAGTTAAAGGATTGGCCTCAGAAGGAGAAGAAAAACTTGCGAGACCACCACTGTATAAAAATCCATATTTATGGGCAGGTATTTCTTTTGTGGTATTTGTATTTCTAAATATTTATTTTTGGTAAATTAATAGTTATATAAAATAGATTAACTGTAAAATATTGCCTACTATAAAAGTATTATTTTGCAATTATTTATATACAAATAAATACAATTAGTGTATTTGACAGTTATTAGCTGGTTAAGGTAGTATTATAATAAGAAACTAATAATTTATTATAATTTAAAGGGTATGTGCTAAAAAAAAGAAATGTTTGATAGTTAGAAAATTTGAGACTATAATATATAAGTCAATTATATTTAGGAGGGAAAATGTATACGATAGCGATATTGCCAGGTGACGGCATAGGGATAGAGGTTACAAATGAAGCTGTAAAGGTATTAAAGAGGATTGATGAAAAGTTTGATATTGATTTTAGATTCAAATATGCTCTTATTGGCGGTTCTGCGATTGATGAAGCAGGTGTGGCACTGCCTAATGAGACAAAGGAAGTCTGCGACAAGTCTGATGCTATCTTGCTTGGAGCAGTAGGCGGTCCTAAGTGGGAAAATTTACCACCAGAAGAGCAACCTGAGAGGGGAGGTTTGCTGCCGCTTAGAAAGCATTTTAATCTATTTATTAATATAAGACCTATTAAGGTATATAATTCCTTAAAAGATATATCTCCAATAAAAAATAGGATAATTGATAAAGGAGTTGATTTTTTAATTTTTAGAGAACTAACAGGTGGCCTTTATTTTAGCACACCTAAATATATATCAGATGATAGAAGCTTTGCTATTGATACAATGAAGTACACTGCTAAAGAGATTAAGAGGATTGCAAAAGTTGCCTTTCAAGCAGCTAGATTAAGAAATAAACGCATAACTAGCATTGATAAGGCAAATGTTTTATCAACAAGTTTGTTGTGGAGAGAAATATTTATAAATTTACAGAAAAATGAATTCAGTGATATAGAATTAGATCATTTATATGTTGATAACGCAGCAATGCAAATCATTAGAGATCCAGCTAGATTTGATATAATTGTAACAGAAAATATGTTTGGTGATATTTTAAGTGATGAATCTGCTGTTTTATGTGGCTCTTTAGGATTATTAGCCTCAGCCTCTATTGGAGAGAGGAGTTTTGGCCTATATGAGCCAGTGCATGGATCAGCTCCAGATATTTATGGGCAGAACAAGGCAAATCCGATTGGTGCTATTTTATCAGTTGCTTTAATGCTTCGATATTCTTTTAATAGAGATGACTTAGCTATAAAAATTGAAAAAGCGGTAGAACATGTTTTAAATGAAAATTATGCTACACTGGATATATTTGTTGATAAAAATAAACAAAAGCTTGTATCAACGGATAAAATGGGTGATTTAATTATTAATAATATTTCTTAATTTTATTTAATAAAAAATATTGAAAATATTTTAAATATATTGTATACAATTTAATAATAAATTTATTAAGAGGTTTTATTTATGAGAAGACTAATCTATTATGTTGTGTTCTTCATAACGTTATATCCCTTAATAGGAATATGTCAGAGTGAGCAACAGTGTTTGAATTGTCACAAATATGTGGAGCCTAAAGTAGATGTAAAGGAATTAAATGAGAGTGTGCATAAGGGTTTAAGCT from Deferribacterota bacterium encodes the following:
- a CDS encoding short-chain fatty acid transporter produces the protein MISKISGFFVKLVQRYLPDPFIFAVVLTFVVFIMGILINKQSPMNMIIYWGNGFWNLLAFSMQMILILVTGFVLANTPLLKNLLRSVAKAMKNPTQAIMVTTLVGSIASWINWGFGLVIGALIAKEMAKTIKGVDYRLLIASGYIGFLVWHAGLSGSIPLTIATPGHFLEDQMGIIQTSETIFSTFNLITMIILIITLPFLTRLMVPPKYDTFEIPTKILDAEKEDGFEIVKNTPADRLENSTTISMLIGIMGFVYIVYYFGTNGFKLNLNIVNFIFLFFGILLHKTPKSYLISLHNAVKGAGGIILQFPFYSGIMGMMVASGLAATISGWFVSISSETTLPFFTFLSAGLVNFFVPSGGGQWAVQGPIMVPASVELGVPLAKTAMAVAWGDAWTNMIQPFWALPALGIAGLGAKDIMGYCLVALIYSGIIVSLCFLIL
- a CDS encoding sodium/solute symporter (Members of the Solute:Sodium Symporter (SSS), TC 2.A.21 as described in tcdb.org, catalyze solute:Na+ symport. Known solutes for members of the family include sugars, amino acids, nucleosides, inositols, vitamins, urea or anions, depending on the system.) encodes the protein MNQSVITLKPVDWFIIIFYFVFIIAIGFYAKKFTKTGDDYFLAGRRNSSLIAGLAFLSANLGSLEILGWTGATLKYGILVSHWYWIGAIPAMLFLALFMMPFYYHSKIKSIPGYLKHRFDERTRVLSAISFLFMTVLMSGINMYLMALVFRSVLGWDWHLSMWVSAITIAIYVTLGGLISAIFTEVVQFFLIWFGLFLIPFLGLIDLGGFSAITANLDKAFLSLWSTTLDPADNPMGIHWLGMVLGLGWVLSFGYWTADFLVVQRAFSAKDLNAARMTPIIASFFKMALPFIIVVSGFVALSLVKTGELNLLVDNGNINYDSALPVLMTRYFPSGLLGLGVTALLAGFMAGQAGNISAFNTVWTYDLYVLLRKGKVSDVSLLWMGRITTIVGVLLSVAIAYWVRQFPTIMDFIQAIFSWVNAPLFATLLLGMFWRKTSPAGAFWGLLCGMLTSFFLFLGMRSGVLDSVLHLITLSDDPSNMSKNLWQAWWGWFICLIVTIIITLFTKPKPENELVGLVKGLASEGEEKLARPPLYKNPYLWAGISFVVFVFLNIYFW
- the leuB gene encoding 3-isopropylmalate dehydrogenase, which translates into the protein MYTIAILPGDGIGIEVTNEAVKVLKRIDEKFDIDFRFKYALIGGSAIDEAGVALPNETKEVCDKSDAILLGAVGGPKWENLPPEEQPERGGLLPLRKHFNLFINIRPIKVYNSLKDISPIKNRIIDKGVDFLIFRELTGGLYFSTPKYISDDRSFAIDTMKYTAKEIKRIAKVAFQAARLRNKRITSIDKANVLSTSLLWREIFINLQKNEFSDIELDHLYVDNAAMQIIRDPARFDIIVTENMFGDILSDESAVLCGSLGLLASASIGERSFGLYEPVHGSAPDIYGQNKANPIGAILSVALMLRYSFNRDDLAIKIEKAVEHVLNENYATLDIFVDKNKQKLVSTDKMGDLIINNIS